In one Nicotiana tomentosiformis chromosome 6, ASM39032v3, whole genome shotgun sequence genomic region, the following are encoded:
- the LOC104109892 gene encoding uncharacterized protein isoform X2: MSAAAAILCGKRSNYFFEDFQSSPSSSSSPPIPKRIRYFSSSFSPARSNCDSDHSFSAVNIFSDSSVSSSSALDHLLTLFPDMDKQLVERALEECGDDLDSAIKSLNELRLGSGENPRSVAGSSGATQESGSQFFTQGTATTNGDTTPAEDLSAAEVVHMDSTEWVELFVREMMSASNIDDAKARASRALEVLEKSICARATEATACSFQQENIMLKQQFEALIQENAVLKRAVAIQHERQKEFEDRGHELNQLKQSVAQYQEQLRTLEVNNYALSMHLKQAQQSNSIPGRFNPDIF, encoded by the exons ATGTCTGCTGCTGCTGCTATATTGTGCGGGAAGAGATCGAACTATTTTTTTGAGGATTTTCAGTCTTCGCCGTCGTCGTCGTCTTCGCCGCCGATTCCGAAGAGAATTCGCTATTTTTCTTCGTCTTTTTCTCCGGCGAGGTCAAATTGTGATTCCGATCATTCATTTTCTGCTGTTAATATTTTCTCCGATTCTTCGGTTTCATCGTCGTCGGCACTCGATCATCTTCTCACGCTCTTTCCTGATATGGACAAACAG TTGGTTGAGAGAGCACTTGAAGAATGCGGTGATGATCTAGATTCTGCTATCAAAAGCCTAAATGAGCTTCGCTTGGGATCTGGTGAGAATCCAAGGTCTGTGGCAGGAAGCTCTGGTGCTACCCAGGAGTCCGGCAGCCAGTTTTTTACTCAAG GTACAGCTACAACTAATGGTGACACCACACCTGCAGAGGATTTATCTGCTGCAGAAGTAGTGCATATGGACAGTACAGAATGGGTGGAACTCTTCGTCAGAGAGATGATGAGTGCGTCAAATATAGATGATGCTAAAGCCCGTGCCTCACGAGCTCTTGAGGTGTTGGAGAAGTCCATATGTGCCCGTGCAACAGAGGCAACAGCTTGCAGTTTCCAGCAG GAGAACATAATGCTGAAGCAACAGTTTGAAGCTCTTATACAAGAGAATGCTGTTTTAAAGCGAGCAGTTGCCATCCAGCATGAGCGTCAGAAGGAGTTCGAGGATAGAGGGCACGAGTTGAATCAGCTGAAGCAGTCGGTGGCTCAGTACCAGGAGCAGCTTAGAACCCTTGAG GTTAATAACTATGCTCTCTCGATGCACCTCAAGCAAGCTCAACAAAGCAACTCTATTCCCGGGCGTTTCAACCCTGATATCTTTTA G
- the LOC104109892 gene encoding uncharacterized protein isoform X1, which translates to MSAAAAILCGKRSNYFFEDFQSSPSSSSSPPIPKRIRYFSSSFSPARSNCDSDHSFSAVNIFSDSSVSSSSALDHLLTLFPDMDKQLVERALEECGDDLDSAIKSLNELRLGSGENPRSVAGSSGATQESGSQFFTQGTATTNGDTTPAEDLSAAEVVHMDSTEWVELFVREMMSASNIDDAKARASRALEVLEKSICARATEATACSFQQENIMLKQQFEALIQENAVLKRAVAIQHERQKEFEDRGHELNQLKQSVAQYQEQLRTLEVNNYALSMHLKQAQQSNSIPGRFNPDIF; encoded by the exons ATGTCTGCTGCTGCTGCTATATTGTGCGGGAAGAGATCGAACTATTTTTTTGAGGATTTTCAGTCTTCGCCGTCGTCGTCGTCTTCGCCGCCGATTCCGAAGAGAATTCGCTATTTTTCTTCGTCTTTTTCTCCGGCGAGGTCAAATTGTGATTCCGATCATTCATTTTCTGCTGTTAATATTTTCTCCGATTCTTCGGTTTCATCGTCGTCGGCACTCGATCATCTTCTCACGCTCTTTCCTGATATGGACAAACAG TTGGTTGAGAGAGCACTTGAAGAATGCGGTGATGATCTAGATTCTGCTATCAAAAGCCTAAATGAGCTTCGCTTGGGATCTGGTGAGAATCCAAGGTCTGTGGCAGGAAGCTCTGGTGCTACCCAGGAGTCCGGCAGCCAGTTTTTTACTCAAG GTACAGCTACAACTAATGGTGACACCACACCTGCAGAGGATTTATCTGCTGCAGAAGTAGTGCATATGGACAGTACAGAATGGGTGGAACTCTTCGTCAGAGAGATGATGAGTGCGTCAAATATAGATGATGCTAAAGCCCGTGCCTCACGAGCTCTTGAGGTGTTGGAGAAGTCCATATGTGCCCGTGCAACAGAGGCAACAGCTTGCAGTTTCCAGCAG GAGAACATAATGCTGAAGCAACAGTTTGAAGCTCTTATACAAGAGAATGCTGTTTTAAAGCGAGCAGTTGCCATCCAGCATGAGCGTCAGAAGGAGTTCGAGGATAGAGGGCACGAGTTGAATCAGCTGAAGCAGTCGGTGGCTCAGTACCAGGAGCAGCTTAGAACCCTTGAG GTTAATAACTATGCTCTCTCGATGCACCTCAAGCAAGCTCAACAAAGCAACTCTATTCCCGGGCGTTTCAACCCTGATATCTTTTAG